The following proteins are encoded in a genomic region of Prochlorococcus marinus XMU1408:
- a CDS encoding NifU family protein: MSDETLALTIENVEKVLDELRPFLMADGGNVEIAEIDGPIVKVRLQGACGSCPSSTMTLKMGIERKLREMIPEVSEVIQVL, from the coding sequence ATGAGCGACGAAACTCTTGCACTCACCATAGAAAATGTTGAAAAGGTTCTCGATGAATTAAGACCATTTCTCATGGCTGATGGAGGGAATGTAGAAATAGCTGAAATAGATGGACCAATTGTAAAAGTAAGACTTCAGGGTGCTTGCGGAAGTTGCCCAAGCAGCACAATGACTCTAAAAATGGGTATTGAAAGAAAACTCAGGGAAATGATTCCTGAAGTCAGTGAGGTAATACAAGTCCTATAA
- a CDS encoding malate:quinone oxidoreductase: MFRTSTSDLENTYDAILVGAGIMSSTLAVLLHELDPDLRLLIVERLSSSGLESSSANNNAGTGHAANCELNYTPVQDDGCISTSKAFEINKSFEQSLEFWASLAEKGKLIPATFLNKLPHISLVFGNEDIHLLQKRFSELSSHAAFSQMEFTKDHDELKDWIPLVMDGRKQSEKIAATRIRRGTDIDFGNLTRSYIKQIEGKESIEINYSTNVENLQQDSEGVWYLSLDGTKINRIVRSKFVFLGAGGGALTLLQKSGIPEGLSYAGFPVSGKWLICEEENSTKTHNAKVYGNAAVGAPPMSVPHLDTRWINGKRSLLFGPFAGFSSNFLKYGSKLDLFRSIKSTNVVSMLQAGITNLDLGKYLFNQLIQTNKDRIETLKKFLPMVRPGDWKLSIAGQRVQIIKQTPKGGVLKMGTEVVTSSDGSLAVLLGASPGASTAVTIMIEVLNRCWYEKMKSIQWQKKMLELFPSIGTDINSNQEALLAIRKRNDFLLKLI, translated from the coding sequence TTGTTTAGAACCAGTACATCAGATTTGGAAAATACTTATGACGCAATATTAGTCGGTGCAGGAATTATGAGCTCAACTCTTGCAGTACTTCTGCATGAGCTTGATCCTGATTTAAGATTGCTAATTGTTGAACGATTATCTTCTTCTGGGTTAGAAAGTAGCAGCGCTAACAATAATGCTGGAACAGGTCATGCTGCTAATTGTGAGCTGAATTATACTCCCGTCCAAGATGATGGATGTATTAGTACTTCCAAAGCTTTTGAAATAAATAAATCTTTCGAACAAAGCTTAGAATTTTGGGCGTCTTTGGCAGAAAAAGGGAAATTGATCCCAGCAACCTTTTTAAATAAGTTGCCCCATATAAGTCTTGTCTTTGGAAATGAAGATATTCATCTACTTCAAAAAAGATTTTCTGAACTTAGTTCTCATGCAGCTTTTTCACAAATGGAATTCACCAAGGATCACGATGAATTAAAAGATTGGATTCCATTAGTTATGGATGGAAGAAAACAGAGTGAAAAGATAGCTGCTACCAGAATTCGAAGGGGAACTGATATAGATTTTGGTAATTTAACTCGTTCATACATTAAGCAAATTGAAGGGAAAGAATCTATTGAGATTAACTATTCCACTAATGTTGAGAATCTTCAACAAGATAGTGAAGGGGTTTGGTATTTATCTTTAGATGGAACAAAGATAAATAGAATTGTTAGATCGAAGTTTGTATTTCTTGGCGCCGGTGGGGGGGCTTTAACTCTTTTACAAAAATCAGGAATTCCAGAAGGTTTGTCATATGCAGGTTTTCCAGTCAGTGGAAAATGGTTGATTTGTGAAGAAGAAAATTCAACAAAAACACATAATGCAAAGGTTTATGGAAATGCTGCAGTTGGAGCACCGCCAATGTCAGTTCCACATTTAGACACAAGATGGATCAATGGAAAAAGATCTCTTTTATTTGGTCCTTTTGCGGGATTTAGTTCAAATTTCCTAAAATATGGATCAAAATTGGACTTATTTAGATCTATAAAATCAACCAATGTTGTCTCTATGCTACAAGCAGGAATAACTAATCTTGATCTAGGAAAATACTTGTTCAATCAACTCATACAAACCAATAAGGATCGAATAGAAACTTTAAAAAAATTCCTTCCTATGGTCAGACCAGGAGATTGGAAACTTTCAATTGCTGGACAACGTGTACAAATAATTAAACAAACTCCTAAAGGAGGAGTTTTAAAAATGGGGACAGAAGTTGTAACTTCATCTGATGGATCTTTAGCTGTTTTACTTGGTGCTTCCCCAGGAGCAAGCACAGCAGTAACAATTATGATTGAAGTTTTAAATCGCTGCTGGTACGAAAAAATGAAATCAATTCAATGGCAAAAGAAAATGTTAGAGCTTTTCCCAAGTATTGGGACAGATATTAATTCAAATCAAGAAGCACTTTTGGCAATTCGCAAAAGAAACGATTTCTTACTTAAATTAATTTAA